One part of the Lotus japonicus ecotype B-129 chromosome 2, LjGifu_v1.2 genome encodes these proteins:
- the LOC130740086 gene encoding putative U-box domain-containing protein 50 → MDATQAEKIYVAISNDAQDGFNTLNWALRKWNSHPISIVILHVTHKISMDYVYTPFGKLPAKSVNDEKLEVLRKDEKEKIKKLFSKYISFCGKVPAEIFEVEKFDEPIQKRTIDLIFGLGITKLVIGFSFMKPSLKSRGAMSGLFYVHQHKPAFCDLFIICAGKQVYLRGNNDEQIMEDDKGVMVARMRDKITFKDWLDKMFNDKNNDSLDRTASPSSNNLDSSVTQNHWESCLQEIDNYYQQLLSSSNLDDGTCRQDNDPIEPDVTERNYSIKSAAEKIEILKNKLNEARKTIQLKRKEAKDNLERQTKAEWAILLCNSRAEEVEGQIREEVSTKEELKKEVEAEKEQIKEMKIEIEERKRRAGSLTGLQREMSSRLQMSTLARSGAEAQLERAVSERRDMVREIEELRRQRDVLKRRIEFCKQKDAISMAARMSDTCCSFREYTEEELRLATENFSERLRLKSGGDWTNVYRGHFNHSTFAVKMLPSYASLSHQYFHSKMRLLGDIRQPHLVAMVGFCSEPKCLVLEYLCNGSLRDMLFSRRRSRALRWHDRIRIATEVCSGLGYLNAAKQRPVIHCHLSPANVLLDRNLVAKITGFGLHECHDEECNAETDLRAVGVLLLQLLTGRNWVGLVDEALISDMDTEALVKVLDDMAGQWPLNLAKELVNLAIRCMSMTGKPNPDFSIASVLKELNKIRRKGDEIFTREGQKVINGGCIDRESSSDVPSVFICPILQDVMKNPHVAADGFSYELEAIEQWLQSGNERSPMTNLRMKHTFLTPNHTLRSLIDDWQEKSANVEN, encoded by the exons ATGGATGCAACTCAAGCAGAAAAAATCTATGTTGCTATTAGCAATGATGCACAGGATGGATTTAACACTTTGAATTGGGCTCTCAGGAAATGGAATTCTCATCCAATTTCCATTGTGATTCTCCATGTGACACACAAGATTTCCATGGATTATGTTTACACACCAT TTGGGAAACTTCCAGCAAAATCTGTGAATGATGAAAAGCTAGAAGTTCTCAGGAAAGATGAGAAAGAGAAAATCAAGAAGCTGTTTTCCAAGTATATATCTTTTTGTGGCAAG GTGCCAGCTGAAATTTTtgaagttgagaaatttgatgAGCCTATCCAAAAGCGCACCATAGACTTGATATTTGGTCTAGGAATAACCAAATTGGTCATAGGATTTTCATTCATGAAGCCTTCCTT GAAATCAAGAGGTGCCATGAGTGGATTGTTCTATGTTCATCAGCACAAGCCTGCATTCTGTGATTTGTTTATTATTTGTGCTGGGAAGCAAGTTTATCTCAGAGGAAATAATGATGAGCAAATCATGGAAGATGATAAGGGAGTCATGGTTGCCAGAATGAGAGATAAGATCACTTTTAAAGATTGGCTAGACAAAATGTTCAATGACAAAAACAATGATTCCTTAGATAGAACTGCATCTCCTTCCTCAAACAATTTGGATTCCTCTGTGACACAAAATCACTGGGAGTCTTGTCTCCAAGAAATTGATAATTACTATCAACAATTGCTATCTTCATCAAATTTGGATGATGGAACCTGCAGGCAGGACAATGATCCAATTGAGCCAGATGTCACTGAAAGGAACTACTCTATTAAG AGTGCAGCAGAAAAAATTGAGATCCTGAAAAATAAACTGAACGAAGCTCGAAAAACAATCCAATTGAAGAGGAAAGAAGCCAAGGACAACCTAGAGAGACAAACAAAAGCTGAATGGGCAATTTTATTATGCAACAGTCGG GCAGAAGAAGTTGAAGGTCAAATAAGGGAAGAGGTAAGCACAAAGGAAGAACTAAAGAAGGAAGTGGAAGCAGAGAAAGAGCaaataaaggaaatgaaaattgaGATTGAAGAGAGGAAGAGGAGGGCAGGTTCACTAACAGGACTCCAACGCGAGATGTCAAGCAGGCTCCAAATGTCGACGTTGGCGAGGTCAGGAGCGGAGGCACAACTAGAGAGAGCAGTGAGTGAAAGGAGGGATATGGTGAGGGAGATAGAGGAGCTGCGGAGGCAGAGGGATGTATTGAAGAGGAGGATCGAGTTCTGCAAGCAGAAAGATGCCATAAGCATGGCGGCGAGGATGAGTGACACATGTTGTAGTTTTAGGGAGTACACAGAGGAGGAGCTGAGGTTGGCCACCGAAAACTTCTCCGAGCGGCTGAGGTTGAAGTCCGGTGGGGATTGGACCAACGTATATAGAGGACACTTCAACCACTCGACTTTTGCAGTCAAAATGCTCCCTTCTTATGCTTCTTTGTCTCACCAATATTTTCATTCCAAG ATGAGGCTTCTAGGTGATATTAGGCAACCTCATCTGGTTGCCATGGTGGGCTTTTGCTCTGAGCCCAAATGCTTAGTTTTGGAATACTTGTGCAACGGAAGCTTGCGAGACATGCTATTTTCTAGGAGACGAAGCCGGGCCTTACGGTGGCATGACCGGATACGAATAGCGACAGAAGTTTGCTCAGGCTTGGGCTATCTCAACGCAGCAAAGCAGAGGCCTGTTATTCATTGTCATTTGAGCCCAGCCAACGTCCTCCTAGACCGCAATCTGGTTGCGAAGATCACGGGCTTCGGGCTTCACGAGTGCCATGACGAGGAATGTAACGCGGAGACAGATTTGAGGGCCGTAGGGGTTTTGTTGCTGCAGCTTCTAACCGGAAGAAATTGGGTCGGGCTCGTTGACGAGGCCCTGATATCAGACATGGATACAGAGGCACTGGTTAAAGTTCTTGATGACATGGCTGGACAATGGCCATTGAATCTAGCGAAAGAGCTCGTGAACCTAGCTATCAGGTGCATGTCTATGACAGGCAAGCCCAACCCAGATTTTAGCATTGCAAGTGTCTTGAAGGAACTCAATAAGATTAGAAGAAAGGGTGATGAAATATTTACAAGGGAAGGACAAAAAGTAATCAATGGAGGGTGTATAGATAGAGAGAGCTCTAGCGATGTGCCTAGTGTGTTCATTTGCCCTATTCTGCAG GATGTGATGAAAAACCCACACGTGGCGGCAGATGGGTTTTCTTATGAGCTGGAAGCAATAGAACAGTGGTTGCAGTCAGGGAATGAAAGATCACCTATGACAAATTTAAGGATGAAGCACACATTCCTTACTCCGAATCACACTCTTCGTTCCTTAATTGATGATTGGCAGGAAAAATCAGCCAACGTTGAAAATTAA